ataatattttatttgtaatttttcatatttttgtgaagcttagccccccccccccccctataaaaaattcctggctacgccactgaaaGTGATActcttaatatataaaatcattacgtaacatttttgaaaatcatttcttattgcacggtaaaaatatgagaaaaacctctattccaaatttcatgTTCGTACGTTGCGTAGTATTTGACTATTTGAGTTACAGCGATCAGTAAGTGAGtggtattatgattttatatattaagataGGTGATTGATTGTTATTCAAGCTTaaaatctttgtttttatttattgtataaatacatttaacacatacaattgatgtatattaacattttaacatttatcaGTAAAATGTGAGGGAAATGGTTATAGTATTAAGTTTCATAGGTATCTAATATCATAATGAAGATACCTATAGTTATCTTTGCTTATAAAACATTCACTTTAGTATACTAGAACTAGGTATATTCATACAACAAGAAAAAAGTAAAGctgaatttaaaacttaaaaaaaaaattatatcatgggACATGCTCCATCTTGTCTAATTGTATTTTTCCTGTCTTCAGTCTTACCccaaatagtaatattttaatttaacgtgtctattatttttaaaataaggatACACTCTACCAAAGTCGAATTAATCGAAACCTAACAAGACTAGCCATTAAAGTTATTCGAGAGTAATTAagagtaaacaattatttaataacttattattatttgtagatcGCAAAATATTACATCTCATATTGCCGTTAAATTCAAAGCATCCGTGACCCGtgcatatcaaataatattactataaatattggcATTCGATCACATATGGTATGCGCTCTGGTGGATTAGTTTGTAACAACTCAAACGAGGTAACCATCGACGACAGtctataaatatcgaatttGTAGAGTAATTATTATGGcgcacaattttatatattattatcttgattCCAGGttgtatatatcatattatactatcacaGATAAGtaaactacctacatattttaatatgaattatgatctgcgaatcgtataaaatatattgaaaatatcaacCCATTgtgattgaaaaatgaaaatatttaacaattttcaaaactttttcatTATATCAAAGTAGACGCGTATGCCGCCGCTCGACAGTTACCTCGTTTGATATAGACCGAGTCCACCGTTCAGATGCCAATAGTGTAACCAACaaactaaattttttccaaaaactcaATAGTTTCCGAGATACAATGACGTCCTATCTTACCATCTAGTTCTTATCTTACCCAGGTTTCCTCTACCTATACAACGATAACCAacttaataagtaaaatattattaaatactaatgtaAAAACATTGGGAACCCCATGTATAAACCTATAATTTCTAATTTGGTGAAAAACGGAAAGGTTATTTTTAGTGAAACACGGTAGTAGGTATCCTTTGTACCTGGTGCGTTGTGGCTGAGTGCGTAGTTCTCGTCGTTGAAATACCGTTCACCTTTTGTGGCTGACAAACCACCGAGTCCGATCGAGTACTCAACGTCACCGGCCAAACAGAACAGCCCCGGCACGACGCGAAAGATCTGCGTTCCACTGTAATCGAGTTCATCCGACCTTTGCTGGCACAGCATTTTGAAATTATCAGTTGTTTTGGGAACGACGCTGTCATAAACTTCAATTGTCATACGACCCAGCCTTCTATTTTCCGTCAAATCTTTGATGTCCAAATAACACCTGTGGTATCATATCACATGTATCGCCGAATGTAAAATAAGAGACGCTGATGTAATGTGACTTAGGTATACTTGGATTTTTTAATTCGTATGCTTTTCGGTAATTCGGTGTTTATAATAAGCGGATcgtgatattttttattcttataactcTCTGGAAATTTGCtcattaacattattaactCAACGTGTTTTTTATAATGTTCTTCCATTTCATTAAAATCCACTTGAGGCTTCTAgagcatagataataaattatgttgaatTTCAGCAgcagttacaattttatttgtatcatttttttttattagtccctataattatttaaaagtattgatGTGTACTTACTACGTGAAGAATTCTATCTAGCAATTCAAAGTTTTCTTTCAATTTTGCCTGGTTCAACTTGATAATATTGACCtcgttatttttaacttttattttactgtTCGATAATTTTGATCTAAAACAATCAGTTTTACCCTGACACACACTTGTATTAACTGGATGTAACTGATATCATAACtttaaaggtaggtaggtacctactatattattctataagttTAATGACATTCTTTAAATGTATAGGGGTTTCCGTTTCCCGCCAAAATGACCTcgtcaaattttaacaaaaccgTTAATAGGCCGTTTAATGATATAGATTAGGGTGGTCCTTATATggcagttttgaaaaaaaatatttaaatttctcagGGGAAACCCCTTAGATTGATTCAGttagatataaaaatgaaatattagaagtttcaagacaaacagaaaagttaagcTGTGCCACAAGAGCctcaaacttatttatttttgtttttcacaaattattttatattctaaattctgaccaataaaatattaattttatacaaaattttatcagataatatttgtataaaatactattttataaattttatatccTTAACTAATTttcatagaattattattttacaaacaaatagtgtttctgtattaaattttgttttttaaataattttgtggaTAAAGAGTACCATTGTGACATACAATATAGAACGATTATTTTGTTAACTATAATCtatatcaataatcaatataataagtattgtaatattgaaatataactattaactggGATGGGAAACTTTTACCGGCTTTAACAGGCAAGTATAATGTGGATAGACTTCCAATTGTAGCTTCATGGAATGGTAAAGAACAATTACTTGGAGTTCCGGCTCTTGATACCGGGATAGGAGTTGACCAGgctaatgaaatatttcaaacactTGAAGATTGGTGTGTTACAGATAATATTCAAGCATTATCCTGTGATACAACTGCCTCCAATATGGGCCGTATAAAAGGTGCCTCTGTTTTATTGGAGCAGTTACTACagcgtaatattttatacgtgcCGTCTGGGcatcatatttttgaaattgtattgacGAGTGTATTTGAAGTGAAATTTGGTATAACTACATCGGGCCTAGACGTCCcaatttttaaacgatttagaCAATTTTGGTCAAATGTAAATACTACAAAATTTGAACCTGGTATCAAAAATGagtatgttgaaaaattattgcACAACGTTAGTacagaaaaatagttttgtattagtaatttaaataataggcTCCCTAGGGAAGACTATAGGAAACTGTAGTTTctcgtaattttttttggtggtgTACCACCACGAGGACTATCATTTAAAATACCTGGAGCCATACACCAGGCACGGTGAATGGCCAAAGCAATTtgctgtttaaaaatatatatatttcgaaAACAGTTTGATTTACAACAacgagaataaatatttattgctagTATATGCgtgtttattgttaaattatatgtaaaggTTTGTTTTAAAGCTCCTCTAACTTCATGTGCACCACTGCaagatttaacatttttaaaagatttaataaaatatcagtcGGTCGATAAAAGTATTTCAGAtatatccataaaaaaaatgtgtgggCATCTATAGTGTTTATCTCCAGAAGCTATCAGTAGCATTCTCATTTTTTGACAAGGATGTCTCCGTGGAAACAGAAAACAATGATAACGGCTTTAAATACGGATTCCGAAGACGAATTCAGAAAACAATATATTCTCAAACCAAaccaagttaaataataatataaataaataataataataaataataggttg
This genomic window from Metopolophium dirhodum isolate CAU chromosome 1, ASM1992520v1, whole genome shotgun sequence contains:
- the LOC132933962 gene encoding uncharacterized protein LOC132933962; translation: MQSKLTRKVSQEDMYRQHRNNIRNVKPKVDNKSPSLKVTAYYKPGVIEGNAAKLAQIEEDNFKLITHINTIYRTQGKTDCFRSKLSNSKIKVKNNEVNIIKLNQAKLKENFELLDRILHVKPQVDFNEMEEHYKKHVELIMLMSKFPESYKNKKYHDPLIINTELPKSIRIKKSKCYLDIKDLTENRRLGRMTIEVYDSVVPKTTDNFKMLCQQRSDELDYSGTQIFRVVPGLFCLAGDVEYSIGLGGLSATKGERYFNDENYALSHNAPGTLSMYNFEKNENASQFMITFKPLTVLNGRHVVFGRVIGGMKTLRLIEDLGFATGKPKHKIVISKCGTFNTC